One genomic region from Bacillus sp. SLBN-46 encodes:
- a CDS encoding Glu/Leu/Phe/Val dehydrogenase, producing the protein MVAEKANEKTNQEGNHDVLKSTQTVIHKALEKLGYPEEVYELLKEPLRMMTVKIPVRMDDGSIKIFTGYRAQHNDAVGPTKGGIRFHPGVTETEVKALSIWMSLKCGIVDLPYGGGKGGIVCDPRDMSFRELERLSRGYVRAISQIVGPTKDIPAPDVFTNSQIMAWMMDEYSRIDEFNSPGFITGKPLVLGGSHGRESATAKGVTICIREAAEKKGIQIEGAKVVIQGFGNAGSYLSKFMHDAGAIVVGISDAYGALYDPNGLDIDYLLDRRDSFGTVTKLFNNTITNKELLELECDILVPAAIENQITAENAHNIRASIVVEAANGPTTLEATEILTERGILLVPDVLASAGGVTVSYFEWVQNNQGYYWSEEEVEEKLEKVMVKSFKNIYDTAQTRRVDMRLAAYMVGVRKMAEASRFRGWI; encoded by the coding sequence ATGGTAGCCGAAAAAGCTAATGAAAAGACTAATCAAGAGGGAAATCATGATGTGTTGAAATCAACGCAGACGGTTATACATAAGGCCCTTGAAAAGTTAGGTTATCCAGAAGAAGTATATGAGCTCTTGAAAGAACCGTTGCGTATGATGACAGTGAAAATTCCAGTAAGAATGGATGACGGTTCTATTAAAATATTTACAGGCTACCGTGCACAGCATAACGATGCGGTTGGTCCAACAAAGGGTGGAATCCGTTTCCATCCAGGTGTAACTGAAACAGAAGTGAAAGCTCTTTCCATTTGGATGAGCTTGAAGTGTGGAATAGTTGACCTTCCATACGGTGGTGGTAAAGGTGGTATCGTATGTGATCCACGTGATATGTCATTTAGAGAGCTTGAGAGACTAAGCCGAGGATATGTACGAGCAATCAGCCAAATCGTTGGGCCAACGAAAGATATTCCAGCGCCAGACGTGTTTACTAACTCGCAAATCATGGCGTGGATGATGGATGAATATAGCCGGATAGATGAATTTAATTCTCCAGGATTTATCACTGGTAAACCTCTTGTCCTAGGTGGATCACATGGACGTGAATCTGCAACTGCCAAAGGTGTAACCATTTGTATACGTGAAGCGGCTGAAAAGAAAGGCATTCAAATTGAAGGTGCCAAGGTAGTTATTCAAGGGTTCGGAAACGCAGGAAGTTACTTGTCAAAATTCATGCACGATGCAGGGGCTATCGTAGTGGGGATTTCTGATGCGTATGGTGCCTTGTATGATCCGAATGGTTTGGATATAGATTATCTATTAGATAGACGCGATAGTTTTGGTACGGTTACAAAATTATTTAATAATACCATCACCAATAAAGAATTGTTAGAGCTTGAATGTGATATTCTTGTACCTGCTGCAATTGAAAATCAAATTACTGCAGAAAATGCACATAACATTCGTGCAAGCATAGTAGTGGAGGCGGCTAACGGGCCAACCACTTTAGAGGCAACCGAAATCCTAACAGAACGTGGAATTCTACTGGTTCCAGATGTCCTTGCGTCTGCAGGCGGTGTAACAGTATCTTATTTTGAATGGGTTCAAAATAACCAAGGGTACTACTGGTCTGAGGAAGAAGTAGAGGAAAAACTTGAAAAAGTAATGGTTAAATCATTTAAAAATATTTATGATACAGCTCAAACGCGTCGCGTCGATATGCGTCTTGCAGCCTATATGGTTGGGGTTAGAAAAATGGCGGAAGCAAGTCGCTTTAGAGGCTGGATTTAA
- a CDS encoding CBS domain-containing protein, translated as MFVKNIMIPKHECYTAQDNITLKDALDMLEKHQIDGLPVLHEDQYLGVATRYKIYESYFLSNKQKEEYLTSTFVKDVVTHQDKFLQGEELFEKTLIDLKDFPLLAVVDSTKKFLGVVTRSDVISSFESAFGVNRPGVRIAFTSVETEGRIARLSEIAHHFHEHIISLVTFDETDKLVRRIVMKIEKKDNIDKFTKKLEEHGFRILSIQED; from the coding sequence TTGTTCGTAAAAAATATAATGATACCAAAGCATGAGTGTTATACCGCACAGGATAATATAACGTTGAAGGATGCTTTGGACATGTTAGAGAAGCATCAGATTGACGGATTACCTGTCTTACATGAAGATCAATATTTAGGGGTAGCGACCAGATATAAGATCTATGAAAGCTATTTTCTTTCTAATAAACAAAAGGAAGAGTATTTAACCTCGACTTTTGTTAAAGATGTTGTTACACACCAGGATAAGTTTTTGCAAGGTGAGGAACTATTTGAGAAAACACTCATTGACTTGAAGGATTTTCCTTTGTTGGCAGTAGTGGATTCAACAAAAAAATTCCTTGGAGTGGTGACTCGTTCTGATGTCATAAGCTCTTTTGAAAGTGCTTTTGGAGTTAATCGTCCTGGTGTTAGGATTGCATTCACTTCAGTTGAAACGGAAGGTCGAATTGCCCGATTATCTGAAATTGCCCATCACTTCCATGAACATATCATTTCACTTGTAACATTTGATGAAACAGATAAATTAGTGAGAAGAATCGTTATGAAGATTGAAAAGAAAGACAATATTGACAAGTTTACAAAAAAACTAGAAGAGCATGGTTTCCGTATCTTGAGTATCCAAGAAGACTAA
- a CDS encoding ferredoxin: protein MAKYTIVDKETCIACGACGAAAPDIYDYDDEGIAFVTLDDNEGIVEIPDVLIDDMMDAFEGCPTDSIKVADEPFDGNATKFE from the coding sequence ATGGCAAAGTACACAATTGTTGACAAGGAAACATGTATCGCTTGTGGTGCATGTGGCGCAGCAGCACCAGATATCTATGATTACGATGATGAAGGTATTGCATTTGTAACACTTGATGATAACGAAGGTATCGTTGAGATTCCAGATGTATTAATCGATGATATGATGGATGCATTTGAAGGTTGCCCAACTGATTCAATTAAAGTTGCAGACGAACCATTTGATGGTAATGCAACTAAATTTGAATAA
- a CDS encoding DUF2663 family protein: MDSPIQLLEHTDQATKQMLENVRKRKKKFDDTKLWHYISIYATLSLALIFIAYFYFTIYLHFSYSFLAVLSATINDSYSVSLLSLVLIGLGSMNVLKQQKEKKEKEYQELRCEIVDRSKDLWKKEEEWKNRHIVFETMKKKYDINLYHEKK, translated from the coding sequence ATGGATTCTCCAATCCAATTACTTGAACATACCGACCAAGCAACTAAACAAATGTTAGAAAACGTGAGAAAACGGAAAAAAAAATTTGATGATACAAAACTATGGCATTATATTTCGATATATGCGACTCTTTCCCTTGCTTTAATCTTTATTGCGTATTTTTATTTTACTATTTATCTGCATTTTTCTTATTCATTTTTAGCTGTATTATCCGCAACTATCAATGATTCATACAGTGTGTCGCTTTTATCACTCGTGCTTATTGGACTAGGGTCCATGAATGTATTGAAACAACAAAAAGAGAAAAAGGAAAAGGAATATCAGGAACTAAGATGTGAGATTGTCGATCGGAGCAAAGATTTATGGAAAAAGGAAGAGGAATGGAAGAATCGTCATATTGTGTTTGAAACTATGAAGAAAAAATACGATATTAACCTCTATCACGAAAAAAAATAA
- a CDS encoding ATP-dependent DNA helicase RecQ: protein MELEILLEKYFGYHSFKTGQKEVITSLLEGKHTLAMLPTGTGKSLCYQLPGYILKGQILIVSPLLSLMQDQVEQMNRFGEKRVVALNSFLPVEERNKVLNRLNNYKYIFISPEMLGIPFIIRRLQQLTVSLFVVDEAHCISQWGFDFRPDYSKLGDIRRKLGNPLTLALTATATMKVREDIIASLGLEVVNKIESTIDRPNISFYVEELANFDEKQNRVVELVSKLQKPGIIYFSSKKIAEQVASLLVEKGICQAMAYHGGLEQNTRVLIQQQFINDQLDVICATSAFGMGVNKENIRFIIHYHMPMQMESYLQEIGRAGRDGSPSIAILLYSPGDEQLPIQLAEGELPSVQQIDWLFQQIMQTQQLDNGGINLHSDLRDFGGFTEIQWRIMEELIHHRYKQDISINTLQDTISEFVKERIRIKKSNIFQMRKWIESTTCRRELILKYFEETLTSKVSLCCDRCGIHLESYESNGNLSLGRHSEGDWKDYLAQILLNSEMSE from the coding sequence ATGGAACTAGAAATACTTTTAGAGAAATATTTTGGATACCATTCATTTAAAACAGGACAAAAGGAAGTCATTACCTCCTTACTTGAAGGGAAACACACATTGGCCATGCTCCCTACAGGTACCGGGAAATCATTATGTTACCAGCTACCTGGTTATATCCTAAAAGGTCAGATTTTAATTGTTTCTCCACTATTATCCCTTATGCAGGATCAAGTAGAGCAAATGAATCGGTTTGGAGAAAAAAGGGTCGTGGCATTGAATTCTTTTCTTCCTGTAGAAGAAAGGAACAAGGTGCTGAATCGGTTGAACAATTATAAATATATATTTATTTCCCCTGAAATGCTGGGGATTCCATTTATTATTAGAAGGCTTCAACAGCTTACCGTTTCATTGTTCGTGGTGGATGAGGCTCATTGTATTTCACAATGGGGCTTTGATTTTCGACCAGATTATTCAAAACTAGGGGATATTCGCCGAAAACTGGGAAATCCCTTAACATTAGCACTTACGGCTACTGCTACTATGAAGGTAAGGGAAGATATTATTGCATCACTTGGGTTAGAAGTAGTTAATAAAATTGAATCAACGATTGATCGTCCGAATATTTCTTTTTATGTTGAAGAATTGGCTAATTTCGATGAAAAGCAGAATCGTGTTGTTGAACTTGTCTCTAAACTGCAGAAACCTGGAATCATTTATTTTTCAAGTAAAAAAATTGCCGAACAAGTGGCTTCTTTATTAGTTGAAAAAGGAATCTGTCAGGCTATGGCCTATCATGGGGGACTGGAGCAAAACACAAGAGTTCTGATCCAACAACAATTTATTAATGACCAGCTAGATGTAATTTGTGCAACAAGTGCCTTTGGAATGGGAGTGAATAAGGAAAATATTCGGTTTATTATTCATTATCACATGCCAATGCAAATGGAGTCTTATCTTCAGGAGATTGGACGTGCAGGGCGTGATGGCAGTCCGAGTATTGCGATTCTGCTATATTCTCCAGGTGATGAACAACTACCAATCCAGCTTGCAGAGGGAGAGCTTCCATCAGTACAACAAATAGATTGGTTGTTCCAGCAAATTATGCAAACCCAACAGTTAGACAATGGTGGAATTAATCTCCATAGTGACTTAAGAGATTTCGGAGGATTTACTGAAATACAGTGGAGAATAATGGAGGAGTTAATACACCATAGATATAAACAGGATATAAGTATTAACACTTTACAAGATACAATTTCAGAGTTTGTTAAAGAAAGAATAAGGATCAAAAAAAGTAATATATTTCAAATGAGAAAATGGATTGAATCAACGACGTGCCGGCGTGAATTGATCCTGAAATATTTTGAAGAAACACTCACCTCCAAGGTTTCATTATGCTGCGATAGATGTGGGATTCATCTAGAGAGCTATGAATCAAACGGAAATCTTTCATTAGGAAGACACAGTGAGGGAGACTGGAAGGATTATTTAGCCCAAATTTTATTAAATAGCGAGATGAGTGAATGA
- a CDS encoding CPBP family intramembrane glutamic endopeptidase → MKKKYIELIASLTDKELLKHLYLTQVILLVISFILGLLLFDHFSYLKSFNLMDRNIIAIGIPAGVAVVILDIILMRILPSSFYDDGGLNERIFRNKSILHILFIAAFVAFSEELLFRGIIQTKVGLLLASIIFAIIHYRYLFNWFLFLNIIVLSFLIGSIYAFTNNLVVTIFMHFVIDFLLGIYIKFKRAPFDVQQEGGLHE, encoded by the coding sequence ATGAAAAAGAAGTATATCGAATTAATCGCCAGCTTAACTGATAAAGAGCTACTTAAACATTTATATTTAACACAGGTCATTCTTTTAGTCATTTCTTTCATTTTAGGGCTACTTTTATTTGACCATTTTTCTTATTTAAAGTCTTTCAATTTAATGGATCGGAACATAATTGCAATAGGTATTCCTGCAGGGGTGGCAGTAGTTATTTTAGATATAATATTAATGAGAATTTTGCCTTCTTCTTTTTATGATGATGGGGGATTGAATGAAAGAATTTTTAGGAATAAATCGATCCTTCATATCCTTTTCATTGCGGCATTTGTCGCATTTAGTGAAGAATTACTTTTTAGAGGGATCATACAAACAAAGGTTGGATTACTATTAGCCAGTATTATTTTTGCTATTATTCATTATCGATACCTTTTTAATTGGTTCTTGTTTTTAAATATTATTGTCCTTAGCTTTTTAATCGGTAGCATTTATGCTTTTACAAATAACTTAGTTGTTACAATTTTTATGCATTTTGTCATTGATTTTCTTTTAGGTATATATATAAAATTTAAACGTGCACCATTTGATGTCCAACAAGAGGGGGGTCTCCATGAATAA
- the cotJC gene encoding spore coat protein CotJC, with protein MWIYEKKLQYPVRVSTCNPTLAKYLIEQYGGADGELAAALRYLNQRYTIPDKVIGLLTDIGTEEFAHLEMIATMVYKLTKDATPDQLKAAGLGEHYVDHDSALYYHNAAGVPWTATYITAKGDPIADLYEDIAAEEKARATYQWLINISDDPDINDSLRFLREREIVHSLRFREAVEILKEERDKKKFF; from the coding sequence ATGTGGATTTACGAAAAGAAACTACAATATCCTGTACGAGTGAGCACATGTAATCCAACATTAGCAAAGTATTTAATTGAGCAATATGGAGGTGCAGATGGAGAACTTGCCGCTGCCCTCCGGTACTTAAACCAAAGATATACTATTCCTGATAAGGTAATTGGGCTTCTTACAGATATCGGAACAGAAGAATTTGCTCACCTCGAAATGATTGCTACAATGGTCTATAAATTAACGAAAGATGCAACACCAGATCAATTAAAAGCCGCTGGACTAGGGGAACATTATGTCGATCATGACAGTGCCTTGTACTATCATAATGCTGCAGGAGTACCGTGGACAGCAACATATATTACGGCTAAGGGTGATCCTATTGCTGACTTATATGAGGATATTGCTGCAGAAGAAAAGGCACGGGCTACTTATCAATGGTTAATAAACATAAGTGATGATCCGGATATTAATGATAGTCTTCGATTTTTACGTGAACGTGAGATTGTTCACTCCCTTCGCTTCCGTGAAGCTGTGGAGATATTAAAAGAAGAACGCGACAAGAAAAAGTTCTTTTAA
- a CDS encoding LysM peptidoglycan-binding domain-containing protein has product MNKEEPYRDQAERLKQRIQKINEKVEYGDELPPREQIHRQKKKKTKWKLRFPVIRLLVLCFILLPIIIFSVISYRDSGKKTIGTEKTSSDSIGYETINLDNNEDESKADSEKTEDHIQNDSNVSSPEEQSEVPMVEEKSTVDSSQPTTQSVPASSNQAPADQQQTDKNSNTQTVTKKTEPTVRVKYHTVQPGEGLFRIAMNYYRSQKGVDIIKKANNLTSENIYAGQVLKIPLKN; this is encoded by the coding sequence ATGAATAAAGAAGAACCATATAGGGACCAAGCGGAAAGGTTAAAACAACGGATCCAAAAAATAAATGAAAAAGTGGAGTACGGTGATGAATTACCTCCACGAGAACAAATCCATCGGCAAAAAAAGAAGAAAACAAAATGGAAGTTAAGATTTCCCGTAATTCGATTATTAGTCTTATGCTTTATCCTTTTGCCTATTATTATCTTTAGTGTTATCTCATATCGTGATAGCGGTAAAAAAACCATAGGGACAGAAAAAACCTCAAGCGATTCTATCGGATATGAAACCATTAATCTCGATAATAATGAAGATGAAAGCAAGGCGGATTCTGAAAAAACTGAGGATCATATTCAAAACGATTCAAATGTGAGTAGTCCAGAGGAACAAAGTGAAGTGCCTATGGTAGAAGAGAAATCAACTGTTGATAGTAGTCAGCCAACCACCCAAAGTGTGCCTGCTAGTTCTAATCAAGCACCGGCTGATCAACAACAAACAGACAAAAATAGTAATACACAAACAGTAACAAAAAAAACAGAGCCCACTGTAAGAGTAAAATATCATACGGTCCAGCCTGGAGAGGGTCTATTCCGAATTGCAATGAATTATTATCGGTCTCAAAAAGGGGTAGACATTATTAAAAAGGCGAACAATTTAACCAGTGAAAATATTTATGCTGGTCAAGTATTAAAAATCCCATTAAAAAACTAA
- a CDS encoding genetic competence negative regulator translates to MRLERLTANKIKIFLTSDDLFERGLSKEDIWKDSSKWNQLFHDMLEEASEEFDVEIQGSVAVEIFSLQAQGMILIITVDEVKDDDEDLLYDGFIEMQVRLEGCEDLLYEFKDFEDIIDLSKRLSIADIRGGSLYILNNRYYLLMDQVDTTKKEIAACILSEFGNPSIISTYVLAEYGKVIVENKTVETILQYFK, encoded by the coding sequence ATGCGCTTAGAACGCTTAACGGCCAATAAGATTAAAATATTTTTAACCTCTGATGATTTATTTGAAAGAGGGCTATCGAAAGAAGATATATGGAAGGATTCAAGCAAATGGAACCAGCTCTTTCATGATATGCTTGAAGAGGCAAGTGAGGAGTTTGATGTAGAAATACAAGGTTCAGTGGCAGTTGAGATTTTCTCCCTACAAGCTCAAGGGATGATATTAATCATTACAGTTGACGAAGTAAAAGATGATGATGAGGATTTATTGTATGATGGATTTATTGAAATGCAGGTAAGGCTTGAAGGCTGTGAGGATCTTCTATATGAATTTAAAGACTTTGAGGATATCATAGACCTTTCAAAAAGGTTATCCATTGCAGATATAAGGGGAGGCAGTTTATATATCCTAAATAACCGTTATTATCTTCTGATGGACCAGGTGGATACAACAAAAAAAGAAATAGCTGCGTGTATATTATCGGAATTCGGAAACCCATCTATCATTAGTACTTACGTTCTCGCTGAATATGGAAAAGTAATTGTTGAAAATAAAACAGTGGAAACCATACTTCAATATTTTAAGTGA
- a CDS encoding helix-turn-helix domain-containing protein: MKQIESIILYCLKQLNCERTVYSIFHLLNGKKSSQTIQDAHLFSLKNFFGVYEPLKRDAFEEIIQSMINQNQISFHGDQRYHLTTHGKTLLENNPPTSYLDGWSYHSITNLFWERLSLFIQVTSNLVYGEKRYIPIQKNKEHHQWLKSVVKEIKIPKKEVGELVFAELVSCFDHYNGVDPSIFVFRLTGFKQIGLTPQQTARKLEMDEHEYHLAFIQTLHYLIQKIGQEAGQFSILPLLIRGLKQTNELTLSSRKTWDLLNQGYPLDHIANLRQLKMSTIEDHLVEFALHVNDFSIDSYVSKNLQEEILSISRKSGTRQLKVIRDKLNTATYFQIRLVLAKYGDRSWN, encoded by the coding sequence ATGAAGCAGATAGAATCCATTATTCTTTATTGCTTAAAACAACTAAATTGCGAGCGAACAGTTTATTCCATCTTTCATTTACTTAATGGAAAAAAGTCATCTCAAACGATTCAGGATGCCCATTTGTTTTCTTTGAAAAATTTTTTTGGTGTTTATGAACCCCTAAAGAGAGACGCTTTTGAAGAGATTATCCAATCCATGATAAACCAAAATCAAATCTCCTTTCATGGTGATCAGCGATACCATCTTACCACTCATGGGAAGACACTCCTTGAAAACAATCCACCAACGTCTTATTTGGATGGGTGGAGTTATCATTCAATTACAAATTTATTTTGGGAAAGACTGTCGTTATTCATTCAGGTTACTTCAAATCTTGTATATGGGGAGAAAAGATATATTCCCATACAAAAAAATAAAGAACACCACCAATGGTTGAAGAGCGTAGTAAAAGAGATAAAAATCCCAAAGAAAGAGGTAGGTGAATTGGTTTTTGCTGAATTGGTCAGTTGTTTTGACCATTATAATGGTGTGGACCCATCCATTTTTGTTTTTCGGCTGACTGGTTTTAAACAGATTGGTTTAACGCCACAACAGACAGCTAGAAAGTTAGAGATGGATGAGCATGAATACCACCTTGCTTTTATTCAAACACTTCATTATTTAATACAAAAGATTGGGCAGGAAGCAGGTCAATTTAGCATATTACCTTTACTTATTCGCGGCCTTAAACAAACAAATGAATTAACTCTATCATCTAGGAAAACATGGGATTTATTAAATCAGGGATATCCGCTCGATCACATTGCCAATCTTAGACAGTTGAAAATGAGTACGATTGAAGATCATCTTGTTGAATTTGCATTACATGTAAATGATTTTTCCATTGATTCATATGTAAGCAAAAATCTACAAGAGGAGATTTTATCCATTTCTCGAAAATCGGGAACAAGACAACTAAAGGTGATTAGGGACAAATTGAATACAGCAACATATTTTCAAATAAGGTTAGTCTTAGCGAAATATGGTGATAGATCATGGAACTAG
- a CDS encoding spore coat protein CotJB: MKQVPAEYYQLMEQLQAVDFVLVELTLYLDTHNDDLEAINQFNHYAKERKRLKKAFESQFGPLLQYGNSYSGYPWNWDDSPWPWQV; this comes from the coding sequence ATGAAACAGGTACCCGCTGAATATTATCAATTAATGGAACAGCTCCAAGCAGTTGACTTTGTTTTAGTCGAGCTAACTCTATACTTAGACACACATAACGATGACCTTGAAGCTATTAATCAATTCAATCATTATGCAAAAGAAAGAAAACGATTAAAAAAAGCGTTTGAAAGTCAATTTGGCCCGTTATTACAATATGGCAACAGTTACTCAGGCTATCCATGGAATTGGGACGACAGCCCTTGGCCTTGGCAAGTTTAA
- a CDS encoding metallophosphoesterase, with protein MIMIILLVALCILGACLLAYMLLEAFGNKVLEHKLVFPDFPESLGNVSLFFISDIHRREISDTIINLVMGKADLVVIGGDLTEKGVSFDKVKANLMKLKRIGPVYFVWGNNDYEVDYHELDAILLDAGVKVLDNTAVTFESRLGEKLCLLGVDDLNQNRDRLDYALQDAEESSFKILACHYPNITEKIVPEHRIRLVLSGHTHGGQIHIFGYSPYKRGGIKKLANTILLISNGYGTTALPLRLGAPAETHLITLSREQKQ; from the coding sequence ATGATAATGATTATTTTATTGGTAGCCCTATGTATTCTTGGGGCATGCCTCCTTGCATATATGTTATTGGAAGCTTTTGGAAATAAAGTATTGGAACATAAGCTGGTCTTTCCAGACTTTCCGGAATCCTTAGGAAATGTTTCGCTGTTTTTTATTTCAGATATACATAGGAGAGAGATATCAGATACCATTATTAACTTAGTTATGGGAAAGGCAGATTTGGTCGTAATCGGGGGAGACTTAACTGAAAAAGGTGTATCCTTTGATAAGGTTAAAGCCAATTTGATGAAGTTAAAGCGCATAGGTCCAGTATATTTTGTTTGGGGAAACAATGACTATGAAGTGGATTATCATGAATTAGATGCTATTTTGCTAGATGCAGGTGTTAAAGTGTTAGATAATACAGCAGTTACCTTTGAATCCAGACTGGGAGAGAAATTATGTTTATTGGGTGTAGATGATTTAAATCAAAACCGAGATCGACTTGATTACGCCCTTCAAGATGCTGAGGAAAGTAGTTTCAAAATTTTAGCATGCCACTATCCAAACATTACTGAGAAGATAGTTCCAGAACACAGAATTCGTCTAGTGTTAAGCGGACATACTCACGGGGGACAAATACATATTTTTGGTTATAGTCCCTACAAAAGAGGCGGTATTAAAAAGTTAGCAAATACCATACTTCTCATTAGTAACGGATATGGAACGACAGCTCTTCCTTTAAGATTAGGGGCACCCGCTGAAACACACCTAATAACGCTAAGCAGGGAGCAAAAACAATAG
- a CDS encoding spore coat associated protein CotJA has protein sequence MNTHFKTYHPYVSPFDPCKPILEKTYSTPPHLYMGFQPPNLPQFSPLEALKAGTLWKDLYDPYFNSSEKAQGGLPT, from the coding sequence ATGAATACTCATTTTAAAACATATCATCCTTACGTGAGTCCGTTTGACCCTTGTAAGCCAATACTAGAAAAAACCTATTCCACGCCACCCCATTTATATATGGGATTCCAGCCACCGAATCTTCCACAATTTTCTCCACTTGAAGCACTTAAAGCTGGCACGCTATGGAAGGACCTTTATGATCCTTACTTTAATTCCTCTGAAAAAGCGCAAGGGGGATTACCAACATGA
- a CDS encoding peptidoglycan DD-metalloendopeptidase family protein, whose translation MRDYIKRFLIAIIMALCVSLLFLGGRHTEAASTSETAEVKEHWIWPSDGIISDTYGTRKGKHKGIDIAGNLDTPILAVEDGVVLKSYFSTTYGNVVFIKHPSNFVTVYAHLNRRSVMVGQSVKQGDMIGKMGKTGQATGTHLHFETHQLEWRYDKKFALDPEVLLGKADVGETVQGGVASIGDHILVASSHFHTSDDNSKLQTIEPSMKDTYIVKQGDTLYSISKESNTSVNKIKELNQLTSDLIRPKQILIIQK comes from the coding sequence ATGCGTGACTACATAAAGAGGTTTCTTATTGCCATAATTATGGCGCTTTGTGTCAGTTTATTATTTTTAGGTGGACGACATACAGAGGCAGCAAGTACATCTGAAACGGCTGAAGTAAAAGAGCACTGGATTTGGCCGTCAGATGGGATTATATCTGATACCTATGGAACAAGAAAGGGAAAACATAAAGGAATTGATATTGCTGGGAACTTAGATACCCCAATTCTTGCTGTTGAAGATGGTGTGGTTTTAAAATCCTATTTTTCTACTACATATGGTAATGTGGTATTTATAAAACACCCAAGTAATTTTGTAACAGTGTATGCTCATTTAAACAGGAGAAGTGTTATGGTGGGACAAAGCGTTAAGCAAGGTGATATGATCGGCAAGATGGGAAAAACAGGACAAGCTACAGGAACACACCTTCACTTTGAAACACATCAATTAGAGTGGAGATACGATAAGAAATTTGCGTTGGACCCGGAAGTTCTACTTGGGAAAGCAGATGTGGGTGAAACAGTTCAAGGGGGAGTGGCTAGTATAGGTGATCATATACTAGTGGCTAGTTCACATTTTCACACGAGTGATGATAATAGCAAACTGCAAACAATTGAACCGTCAATGAAGGACACTTATATCGTTAAACAAGGTGATACCTTGTACTCTATTTCAAAGGAAAGTAATACTTCTGTAAATAAAATTAAAGAATTAAACCAGTTGACTTCTGATTTGATTAGGCCAAAACAAATATTAATTATCCAAAAATAA
- a CDS encoding ECF transporter S component, protein MEKMKKTKKMNVKAYVSIGMLSSIAYLLMLLNFPLPLFPNFLFVDFSDIPALIAALIFGPIAGILVEFFKNVLNYLATGSQTGIPVGHIANFLAGIVFVLPTYYVYNKLKTKKGMTLALVVGTITMAVIMSILNYIIILPAYTVLMGFPDMRNLVVPAILPFNILKGVMMSFIFMLLFIRMQSWIHKFSIIKGA, encoded by the coding sequence ATGGAAAAAATGAAGAAAACGAAGAAAATGAATGTTAAGGCTTATGTTTCAATTGGCATGCTTAGTAGTATTGCATATTTGTTAATGCTACTAAACTTTCCGCTGCCGTTGTTTCCAAACTTTTTATTTGTTGATTTTAGTGATATTCCCGCTTTAATTGCTGCATTAATTTTTGGCCCGATTGCGGGTATATTGGTTGAGTTTTTCAAAAATGTGCTTAATTATCTTGCGACTGGAAGCCAAACAGGAATTCCTGTAGGTCATATTGCTAATTTCCTAGCTGGTATTGTGTTTGTTCTTCCGACATATTATGTATACAACAAACTAAAAACAAAAAAAGGGATGACACTAGCTTTAGTTGTTGGAACCATCACAATGGCTGTGATTATGAGCATCCTAAATTACATCATCATTTTACCGGCCTATACTGTATTAATGGGATTTCCAGATATGCGAAACCTAGTCGTTCCAGCTATACTGCCTTTTAATATATTGAAGGGTGTCATGATGTCATTCATTTTCATGTTGTTATTTATTCGGATGCAGTCATGGATCCATAAATTTTCAATAATAAAAGGGGCATAA